In the genome of Lacerta agilis isolate rLacAgi1 chromosome 2, rLacAgi1.pri, whole genome shotgun sequence, one region contains:
- the LOC117042118 gene encoding uncharacterized protein LOC117042118, translating into MASPEGKPHGLVKAVETLSKGHDVRKETELLMKPYANWEEFLMPAPISIAILGELIFISTGQGDFSINLLPPEGGFQHLKYPESFKASLCQVSNRGWTAFNEAHVNMDQIRLLANGIPEQMKTIVRTLIQEAEVVTALLPNQLRNLQTATEQCGGLAKAVRAKFTDVINLIQELLEACLNAKQGYEKELEEVQTALEQAKIREKSAKEAKEMAERYHHQMREHVEESFQQYKKAMESIPTGWDAVGMELVTTLTQTLSAFSVEFTRMAAGRQGSVGEAAGMGSGEGLARMFPFISASVICSKSAELLTFATSLKNVLDEHGGLKASMIVDEKSGEVKTEWVKKNLQRLRDSIEKEEGCDPKVKAQEICQGGLDICQQLEKVASAVGGIGSVGKSLLDGIHQLHKKALEFDSYSKAYTRSPAFSPKPPNVSKMGEAASSGVESARLKVQQSRETLKATREEYQRSFENFKKQNEELAEILCTMRGYQVKEVDFDTARKMLIKGLEALGRVKEQWEKMVRFFQMISNLIDSCLVWSVKEFSDTVDGAQKISSYSSKAFAADLVYGHVFNASSMAQLVAMISETYTLVSEKYLMERVSSLGRLLAMEADQPSLAAERAALAEGCDAARKAVKELVLEKKAEFERGLEARAQAIEREIRAVLPANGDAEPHLRELSLEEESKFL; encoded by the coding sequence ATGGCATCACCAGAAGGAAAACCACATGGTTTGGTCAAGGCTGTGGAGACCCTCAGCAAAGGACATGATGTACGCAAAGAAACCGAGCTTCTCATGAAACCATACGCCAACTGGGAAGAGTTTCTCATGCCAGCACCCATCTCCATTGCTATCTTGGGGGAGCTGATCTTCATCTCAACAGGGCAGGGCGACTTCTCCATCAACCTGCTTCCACCAGAGGGAGGCTTCCAGCACCTTAAGTACCCAGAATCCTTCAAGGCTTCTTTGTGCCAAGTGAGCAATCGAGGTTGGACCGCCTTCAACGAGGCTCACGTCAACATGGACCAAATCAGGCTGCTCGCAAACGGCATTCCGGAACAGATGAAAACAATTGTGCGGACTCTCATCCAGGAGGCCGAGGTGGTCACCGCCTTGCTTCCTAACCAGCTGAGGAACCTCCAGACAGCGACAGAGCAGTGCGGTGGGCTGGCCAAGGCAGTGAGGGCCAAGTTCACCGATGTGATCAACCTCATCCAGGAACTCCTCGAGGCTTGTCTCAACGCCAAGCAGGGCTACGAGAAGGAGCTGGAGGAAGTGCAGACGGCTCTGGAACAAGCCAAGATCAGAGAAAAGTCGGCCAAGGAGGCCAAGGAGATGGCTGAAAGGTACCACCACCAGATGAGGGAGCATGTGGAAGAGTCCTTCCAACAGTACAAGAAAGCCATGGAATCCATCCCCACTGGCTGGGATGCAGTGGGAATGGAGCTGGTCACCACCCTCACTCAGACCCTTAGTGCTTTTTCAGTTGAGTTTACACGGATGGCAGCAGGGAGGCAGGGGAGTGTGGGAGAAGCAGCTGGCATGGGCAGTGGGGAGGGACTGGCCAGGATGTTTCCATTTATATCAGCTAGTGTCATCTGCTCCAAGTCTGCTGAGCTGTTAACGTTTGCTACCAGCTTGAAGAACGTCTTGGATGAACATGGAGGCCTTAAGGCATCTATGATTGTTGATGAGAAGAGTGGGGAGGTCAAAACAGAGTGGGTGAAGAAGAACCTACAGAGGCTGAGAGACTCCAttgagaaagaggaagggtgCGACCCCAAAGTCAAAGCCCAGGAGATTTGCCAAGGTGGGTTGGATATTTGCCAACAGTTGGAGAAGGTGGCCTCAGCGGTGGGTGGCATTGGTTCTGTggggaagagcttgctggatggGATACACCAACTCCACAAGAAGGCCTTGGAGTTCGACTCCTATAGCAAGGCCTACACTCGGTCTCCGGccttttcccccaaaccaccTAACGTGTCCAAGATGGGGGAAGCAGCAAGCTCAGGGGTGGAAAGCGCCCGTCTGAAAGTACAGCAGAGCCGGGAGACGCTGAAGGCCACGAGGGAGGAGTATCAGAGGAGCTTTGAAAACTTCAAGAAGCAGAACGAGGAATTGGCAGAGATTCTCTGCACCATGAGAGGCTATCAAGTTAAGGAGGTGGACTTTGACACGGCCAGAAAAATGCTCATCAAGGGCCTGGaagccctggggagggtgaaggaGCAATGGGAGAAGATGGTGAGGTTTTTCCAAATGATCTCCAACTTAATTGATTCCTGCTTGGTCTGGAGCGTGAAAGAATTTTCCGACACTGTGGATGGAGCCCAGAAGATCTCCAGCTACTCATCCAAAGCCTTCGCAGCTGACCTGGTTTACGGGCATGTTTTTAATGCCTCAAGCATGGCCCAGCTGGTAGCCATGATTTCCGAGACTTACACCCTGGTGTCGGAGAAGTACCTCATGGAGCGTGTGAGCAGCTTAGGCCGCCTCCTCGCCATGGAAGCTGACCAACCGAGCCTGGCTGCTGAGCGAGCTGCATTAGCTGAAGGCTGCGACGCGGCACGGAAAGCGGTGAAGGAGCTGGTGCTGGAGAAGAAGGCAGAGTTCGAGAGAGGGCTGGAGGCCAGAGCACAGGCCATCGAAAGGGAGATCAGAGCTGTGCTGCCTGCAAACGGGGATGCTGAGCCGCACCTGAGAGAGCTCAGCCTGGAGGAGGAAAGCAAGTTTCTGTAA
- the LOC117042117 gene encoding uncharacterized protein LOC117042117, whose product MDANSLISPTGERVCSICLKPCQGPATQPCGHSFCPLCSNRSWVDELKEKVTCPGCRETFLRNKPSSYEPLGKTAEAARLTTVDETKQSAQSICEIHKEILNLFCVEDQAPICSVCRKSWDHSSHTVIPRWEDSFPRSEPSNTGIVGYPDTAPCVKGNGEVLGGNEKDNTDKLMLIEPQVDFNLEENKEEETPSNSRVQNSITWILLVLFIIQIVGLVTTIFVFTKAELPAPCCPSGWIVNQGNCYHVLQLEGSWDAGQRHCSSLGASLAVVADLEKLKVAMQDKGPFDHWVGLLREPGGSWKWTDGADFNNLFEVEGDGDCAFLSKGVLNSGDCSAEKKWLCSWKAQTRAGSYSPVGGRETLAADFVPKDISTLLPCS is encoded by the exons ATGGATGCGAACTCTCTAATAAGTCCCACTGGGGAAAGGGTTTGTTCGATCTGTTTGAAGCCTTGCCAAGGCCCAGCCACGCAACCCTGCGGACACAGCTTTTGCCCGTTGTGCTCCAACCGATCCTGGGTGGATGAACTAAAGGAGAAAGTCACCTGCCCTGGATGCAGAGAAACCTTTCTGAGAAACAAGCCAAGCTCTTATGAACCTCTTGGTAAAACGGCAGAGGCCGCCCGGCTGACCACAGTGGATGAAACAAAACAGTCAGCTCAGAGTATCTGTGAGATACACAAGGAAATATTAAATCTTTTCTGTGTTGAGGATCAAGCCCCAATTTGTTCAGTCTGCAGAAAATCCTGGGATCATTCATCACACACTGTGATTCCCAGATGGGAGGACAGTTTTCCAAGATCAGAGCCTTCCAATACTGGCATTGTAGGATACCCGGACACTGCACCTTGCGTCAAAGGAAACG GAGAGGTCCTTGGTGGGAATGAGAAGGACAACACAGATAAGCTCATGCTGATCGAGCCGCAGGTTGACTTCAACTTGGAGGAAAACAAGGAAGAAG AAACTCCATCAAACTCTAGGGTCCAAAATTCCATTACATGGATCCTCCTGGTACTGTTCATCATCCAGATTGTGGGCTTGGTGACAACCATCTTCGTTTTCACAA AGGCTGAGCTACCAGCCCCTtgttgcccatctggctggattgtgAACCAAGGGAACTGCTATCATGTCTTGCAACTGGAAGGGTCCTGGGATGCCGGCCAGCGCCACTGTTCCTCGCTCGGTGCCTCCCTGGCTGTAGTTGCGGACTTGGAGAAACTG AAAGTCGCCATGCAAGACAAAGGCCCCTTTGACCACTGGGTTGGCCTGCTCAGAGAACCGGGAGGAAGCTGGAAATGGACCGATGGGGCGGATTTCAACAACCT TTTTGAAGTGGAAGGAGATGGAGACTGTGCCTTCCTTAGCAAGGGGGTCCTGAACAGTGGAGACTGCTCTGCTGAGAAGAAgtggctgtgcagctggaaagCACAGACAAGAGCCGGATCCTACAGCCCTGTTGGGGGACGTGAAACCTTAGCAGCAGACTTTGTGCCAAAGGACATTTCCACGCTTTTACCGTGTTCCTAG